From a region of the Osmia lignaria lignaria isolate PbOS001 chromosome 1, iyOsmLign1, whole genome shotgun sequence genome:
- the Trf2 gene encoding TATA box binding protein-related factor 2, giving the protein MATAIQKNGVKPLTNSSINHVEDVNNLDNTDICKDEQDGRLFDRQIQPYMDTPEQEPRELDIVINNVVCSFSVRCHLNLREIALNGSNVEYRRENGMITMKLRRPYTTASIWSSGKVTCTGATSEVQAKIAARRFARSLQKLGFKVRFNNYRVVNVLGTCCMPFAIKITSFSLYHKENADYEPELHPGVTYKLKEPKATLKIFSTGSVTVTAPNVAAVQAAIEYIYPLVYEFRKERTAEDELALTTKKRKSGLNKRNRDKFLNDPEYIYDTMFSDEEDEEEEEVESDASWD; this is encoded by the exons ATGGCAACTGCTATTCAGAAGAATGGCGTGAAACCTTTAACAAATTCATCAATAAATCATGTAGAAGATGTAAATAATTTAGACAATACAGACATATGCAAAGATGAACAAGATGGAAGACTATTTGATAGACAGATTCAGCCATACATGGATACCCCTGAACAAGAACCTCGTGAAttggatattgttatcaataatGTAGTTTGCAGCTTTAGTGTTAGGTGTCATTTAAATTTACGAGAAATTGCACTCAATGGATCGAACGTGGAATACAGAAGAGAAAATGGG ATGATAACTATGAAACTGAGGAGACCTTATACCACTGCTTCTATATGGTCTTCTGGTAAAGTGACATGTACTGGTGCGACTAGTGAAGTTCAAGCAAAGATAGCAGCTCGTCGATTTGCTCGTTCACTTCAGAAACTTGGATTTAAAGTGcgatttaataattatagagTAGTTAATGTATTAGGTACATGTTGCATGCCATTTGCAATCAAGATAACATCATTTTCATTGTACCATAAAGAAAATGCAGA ttACGAACCAGAATTACATCCTGGTGTTACGTATAAGTTAAAAGAACCAAAAGCTAcactgaaaatattttctacagGTAGCGTCACTGTAACAG CTCCTAATGTTGCTGCTGTTCAAGCAGCAATCGAATATATTTATCCACTAGTCTATGAATTTCGTAAGGAAAGAACAGCAGAAGACGAACTTGCCTTAACTACAAAAAAGCGAAAATCGGGACTAAATAAAAGAAATCGTGATAAGTTCCTAAATGATCCAGAGTATATATATGATACGATGTTTTCGGATGAAgaagacgaggaagaagaagaggttgAGAGTGATGCCAGTTGGGACTGA
- the LOC117606157 gene encoding uncharacterized protein LOC117606157 isoform X2, giving the protein MKMANNEDNKTEGSAEVEEENENEDAEKILIIDPDSEELDFNHSRLTKLENLEPLRKIHRLCFTWNLIKKIENLDTLTTLVELELRDNQIVVIENLDALTNLELLDLSFNRIKKIEGLENLSNLEKLFLSSNKIQCIENLSHLKKLEILELGDNKIREIVNLEGLDSLTSLFLENLDELKKLDQLYLSENGITCIEGLSDCSELTTLDLANNKIKKIQNIDHLEDLKEFWINNNEIEEWTTVENLTANKKLQTVYLEHNPVAKDPNYRRKIKLLLPWLVQLDATLCR; this is encoded by the exons ATGAAAATGGCAAACAATG AGGACAATAAAACTGAAGGCTCAGCTGAagttgaagaagaaaatgaaaatgaagatgcAGAAAAAATTCTTATCATAGATCCTGATAGCGaa GAACTGGATTTCAATCATTCAAGATTAACGAAGCTGGAAAATTTGGAACCTTTAAGAAAAATACATAGATTATGTTTCAcatggaatttaattaaaaaaattgagaacCTTGATACTCTTACAACTTTGGTTGAACTAGAGCTGAGGGATAATCAGATTGTTGTTATAGAAAATCTAGATGCTCTTACAAATTTAGA ACTCCTAGATTTATCTTTTAAtcgtattaaaaaaatagaaggaTTAGAAAACTtatcaaatttagaaaaattgtttttgTCCTCAAATAAAATCCAGTGTATTGAAAATCTGTCACATTTGAAGAAGCTTGAAATTCTTGAGTTGGGTGACAACAAAATACGAGAAATTGTTAATCTTGAAGGTCTTGATAGTTTGACAAGTCTGTTCCTTG AGAATTTAGATGAATTGAAGAAATTGGATCAGCTATACTTGTCTGAAAATGGAATAACATGTATTGAAGGATTATCTGACTGTTCAGAACTAACAACATTGGACTTagctaataataaaattaaaaaaattcaaaatattgatCATCTTGAAGATTTGAAGGAATTTTGG ataaataataatgaaatcgaAGAATGGACCACTGTAGAAAATTTAACAGCCAATAAGAAATTACAAACTGTTTATCTAGAACATAATCCAGTTGCCAAAGATCCAAATtacagaagaaaaataaaattgctattGCCATGGCTCGTGCAGTTAGATGCAACACTTTGcagataa
- the LOC117606157 gene encoding uncharacterized protein LOC117606157 isoform X1 translates to MKMANNEDNKTEGSAEVEEENENEDAEKILIIDPDSEELDFNHSRLTKLENLEPLRKIHRLCFTWNLIKKIENLDTLTTLVELELRDNQIVVIENLDALTNLELLDLSFNRIKKIEGLENLSNLEKLFLSSNKIQCIENLSHLKKLEILELGDNKIREIVNLEGLDSLTSLFLGKNKVTKIDNLECLPHLQLLSLQSNRITKIENLDELKKLDQLYLSENGITCIEGLSDCSELTTLDLANNKIKKIQNIDHLEDLKEFWINNNEIEEWTTVENLTANKKLQTVYLEHNPVAKDPNYRRKIKLLLPWLVQLDATLCR, encoded by the exons ATGAAAATGGCAAACAATG AGGACAATAAAACTGAAGGCTCAGCTGAagttgaagaagaaaatgaaaatgaagatgcAGAAAAAATTCTTATCATAGATCCTGATAGCGaa GAACTGGATTTCAATCATTCAAGATTAACGAAGCTGGAAAATTTGGAACCTTTAAGAAAAATACATAGATTATGTTTCAcatggaatttaattaaaaaaattgagaacCTTGATACTCTTACAACTTTGGTTGAACTAGAGCTGAGGGATAATCAGATTGTTGTTATAGAAAATCTAGATGCTCTTACAAATTTAGA ACTCCTAGATTTATCTTTTAAtcgtattaaaaaaatagaaggaTTAGAAAACTtatcaaatttagaaaaattgtttttgTCCTCAAATAAAATCCAGTGTATTGAAAATCTGTCACATTTGAAGAAGCTTGAAATTCTTGAGTTGGGTGACAACAAAATACGAGAAATTGTTAATCTTGAAGGTCTTGATAGTTTGACAAGTCTGTTCCTTGGTAAAAACAAAGTAACAAAGATTGATAATTTAGAATGTTTACCACATCTTCAATTATTGAGTCTTCAAAGTAATCGTATTACAAAAATAGAGAATTTAGATGAATTGAAGAAATTGGATCAGCTATACTTGTCTGAAAATGGAATAACATGTATTGAAGGATTATCTGACTGTTCAGAACTAACAACATTGGACTTagctaataataaaattaaaaaaattcaaaatattgatCATCTTGAAGATTTGAAGGAATTTTGG ataaataataatgaaatcgaAGAATGGACCACTGTAGAAAATTTAACAGCCAATAAGAAATTACAAACTGTTTATCTAGAACATAATCCAGTTGCCAAAGATCCAAATtacagaagaaaaataaaattgctattGCCATGGCTCGTGCAGTTAGATGCAACACTTTGcagataa